CGGCGCTCGCCGTCCTCGAGCCCTGGCAGCTCGCCGGACTCGGCCTGCCCGGGCCTGCGCCCGTGCGGCTCGCCGTCGTCGCACGAGGCACGCTGTCCTCGCCATCATTCAGCCTGGAGTACGGCTTCGTCTACGACAACGGCATACCCGCTTCCGGTGCGATCCGCGACGGCGTGTTCCTGCGCCACGGTGCGCGCGAACATCTTCTGCCCGAGCCGCTGTATACGATCGTGCAGCGCATCGACGCCTACCGCCGCGATCCCATCCGTGACATGGACGAGCGCTTCTTGTGGTGGAGCCGCCTGGCGGACATGCTGCCCTCGGACGTCGGGCTCGAAGGATTCCTGCGTCAGGTTCACGCCGTGCGGCCCGAGGCATTCAGCCTGGATTTCGTCGCCGCGCCCGGCGGGCTGTCTGTCCTTCCGCGCTTCGTGCGCGCCGTGGAAAGCGAGGACGGCAACGCGGCGCACGAGGATGTGCTTCCGGCGGTGGTCGGCGCGAGCTTCCAGGAGCGCTTCGCCCGCCAGCAGGAGCCCGGGGGACGCTACGTCCTGGGGCAGGGCTGGTTCGTGGTCCTGCCGCCGGCCGTGCGCACGGCGCTCGAGGTCGTGCACCGCGTCAACGGCGAGAGCGAGGAGCGCAAGCGGGAGTTCCTGCGCAACCCGCGCGCGGCGATCAGGAGCCGTCTGGAGGATGTCTACGGCGAGGTGACGGACGAGGTGGTCGCCTCGATCTTCCAGGAGACGCCGCTCTTTCTGAGCGAGCGTGTGCGCTACCTCGGCGTCTGGCTGCCCAAGGCCGAACTCTACGTCAAGCCGCCTGCGGGGCAGTGGCTCCCGGACGAGGCGCCGCCGCAAAGCCTGCTCATGCCCATCGGACCAGCGGGAACGCTGATCGAGGTCGCGCCGGCCGATCTGGACGATCTGGCCGTGCGCATCGACGATGCCCGCGACGCCGGGAAGACGACCGTCACTTTCAAAGGCCAGGAAGTGGCCGCCTCGGCGCAAAGCGCTCGGGTGGTCAGCAAGGCCTTGCGCATGTTCGGCTCCGGTGGTGAACCGGAACCCGAGCCGGACGAACCCTCTCCACGCCAGGACGTGCCGATCATCTTCGACCATATCGAGGAGCTCGGCATCCACCTGGAGGCGGGGGGGCTGCGCCCGGAGGCCGAGGCGCAGCCCTCGCTGCACGACGGCGTCCGTCTGCACGAACACCAGCAGCAGGGGCTGGCCTGGCTGCAGGAGCATTGGCGGCACGCCTCGCCCGGGGCTCTCCTGGCGGACGACATGGGGCTCGGCAAGACGCTGCAGACCTTGGCCTTCCTCAGCTGGATACGCAACCAGCAGCAGGCGGGCATGGCCGAGGCCCGGCCGTTCCTGATCGTCGCCCCCACGGGGCTCTTGCGCAACTGGGAAGAGGAGATCGCGAAGTTCCTGATCCCCGGCGCGCTCGGCCAGCTCATCCGAGCGCATGGGAGCGAGCTGCGCGGCCTTGTCGGGCGCGGGGCCCGGGCCGCCGCCTTCGAACTCGGCCACGGCGGCGTGGTGCTCACCACCTATGAAACCTTACGCGACAAGATCATCACCTTCACGGGGGTCCACTGGGGGGCTGCGGTTTTCGACGAGGCCCAGAAGATCAAGAACCCGAGGGCCATGTCCACGGACATGGCCAAGTCGATCAAGGCCGAATTCACCCTGACGCTCACCGGCACGCCGGTGGAGAACACTCTGGTGGACGTCTGGTGCATCATGGACGCGGCCCACCCGGGCCGGCTCGACTCCCTGCGCACCTTCATGAGGCAATACATGCCCGAGGGCGGTCCGGACGAGCGGGCGCTTCGGGACCTCCAGGCCGAACTCGCACGGCCCGCGGCGTTTCCGAGCCTGCTGCGCCGCAACAAGGAGACGCACTGGGCCGAGCGCCCGGAGAAGCGACAGGAGATCGAACGCATTCCGATGCCCCCGGAGCAGGCCGCGGCCTATCAGAACGTCATCGTCTCGGCCATGCAGCATGCGGACGGGCCGGGGGCAGTCCTCAAGGCGCTGCACTCCATCCGCACCGTGTCCCTGCATCCCTACATGTCGTCCTGGGACGGCGCCGCTCCGGACGCCTTCGTGAACGCCTCGGCCCGGCTGCAGGGCATGTTCCGGCTGCTTTCCCGGATCAAGGAGCAGGGAGAGAAGGCCCTCATCTTCATCGAGTCCAAGGAGATGCAGCAGGTCCTGGTCGAGCTCTTGCGGCTGCGCCTCGGCTGCGGCCCGGTGCTCGTCATCAACGGAGAGGTCTCGGGCGCCTTGCGGCAGCAGCGCGTGCACGAATTCCAGGCGCGGAAGGGATTCGACGCCATCCTGCTCTCACCCCGGGCGGCCGGAGTCGGGCTCAACCTCACCGCCGCCACCCATGTCATCCACCTGAGCCGCTGGTGGAACCCGGCCGTGGAGGACCAGTGCACGGACAGGGCGTACCGCATCGGGCAGCATCGCGCGGTGACGGTTCACTATCCCATGGCGATCCACCCCGAGCTCGGCGAGGCCAGCTTCGACGTCAAGCTGCACGAGCTTCTCGAGCGCAAGCGTCGCCTGAGCCATGGTCTGCTCGGTTCGCCGCTCGCCACGGCCGACGATCTGGCCGGTCTGCTGCATGCGGTCGTGGAGCCGGATGGCGAGCCCACGGCCTGAGATGCCGGGTATCCATGTGGGTCCACCAGGCATGATCTTCATCTTCCACGACACGGCACACGGGGATCGGTCGGCTTGACAAGGCGGCGACCGTATGCGCTACTCGTTTTCGTATGGTTGATATAAAGGTGGTCTAGTACCTCCAACATCCGAAGAAGCACCGATGTACCACGCGCGATTCGTCGGAGAAGGGGAGCGGATACGACGGCAGCGGCTGCGCGAACATCTGCTGATGGTCGCGCGGCTTGCGGCGGATTTCGCGCGAGAGGCGCGGCCGGGGGATGGGGAGTTCATCCGGGCTGCTCGCAGGGCGGGGCTCGCGCACGACCTGGGAAAGTACCGGGACGCCTTTCAGCAACGGCTGCATGACGCCGAGGCGGGCCGGCCGGCCGCGGCCGCGCCCCATGCCGTCTTCGGCGCGGGGGCCCTCGGGACCGCGGCGTGGGACCAGGCTCTGGCCGTCCTCGGGCACCACGCGGGGCTGCACGCGGCATCGGACTTCATGAACAAGGTGCGCCCTGAAGACGTCGACATGGGTCGCGAGCTCCTGCTGCGCGCCCGGGCCGACGGTCTGCGGCTCGCCGGGCGCGAGGTCCCCGCCTCCTCCCCCGGCGCGACAGACCGACTTGCACTGGAGTTGCGCGAGCGCATGCTCTTCAGCTGCCTCGTGGACGCCGACCGCAGCGACTGCATGCGCTTTGAGACCGGCGCGCTGCCGACCGGGCCTGCGCTCGCCGCGCAGGCGCTGCTCGACAGCCTCCTCGCCCACATTTCTCAAAAAGCCGGAGAGTGCCCGCCCGGCACAGTGAAGGATTGCCGCGCCGCCGTGCTCGACGCCTGCCTCGCCTCAGCCTCGCTGCCTGGCCGCCTGCTTACGCTGGCCGTGCCCACGGGAGGCGGCAAAACCCTCTCCGGAATGGCTTTCGCCCTCAGACGCGCTGCTTTGCGGGCGGGCGAGGTGCGCCGTGTCATCGTGGTCGTGCCCTACCTGTCCATCATCGAGCAGAACGCGGCGGAATACCGCGCGGCCCTCGGAGCTGACGCCGTCCTGGAGCACCATTCCGGCGACTTCGCATGCCTGCGCACAGTGCGGCGCGCGCACGACCCGCATGCGTTCTCGGAGAACGAGGGCGACGAGGCCTACGTCATCGCGTCCGAGGATGAGGACGCCCATCTCGGAAACGACGACGGTGCCCGCACCCTTGCGCGGGAGAACTGGGACGCGCCCGTCATCGTCACCACCTCCGTGCGCTTTTTCGAGACAATCTTTTCCAACCGGCCGTCGGACCTCAGGCGTCTGCACAACATTGCCCGCTCCGTGGTCGTCCTCGACGAGGTGCAGACCCTGCCGCGCCATCTGCTGACACCGCTCCTCTCGATCATGGAAGGGCTCGCGCGCGACTGGGGTGTGCATTTCGTCTTTTCTACGGCCACGCAGCCCGCCTTCGAGCGGCCCGCGTCCGCGCCGTCCGAGGACGGCCGCTGGGAACCCGGCAGCCTCGTCCCGATCGTCCCACCGGATCTGCACGAGCGCCTCGTGCGCGATCTGCGCCGCGTGGCCGAGCCGGTCTGGCCGCAAAAGGGCGAGACATGGTCCGTGGCGCGGCAGGCCGAGGCCGTGCTCGCGGAGCCGCGCGCCCTGTGCATCCTGAACACCAAGCGCCAGGTGCGCGAACTGTACGAACAGTTACGGGAGCGGGTGGACGGCTGGCTCGTGCATCTCTCCACGCGCATGTGCGCGGCGCACAGGCTCACGGTCATCCGGCGGATAAAGGAGCATCTGCGGACCACGGACGAGCCGTGCCGGGTGGTCAGTTCCCAGCTCGTGGAGGCCGGGGTGGATCTGAGCTTTCCGGCCGTGCTGCGGGCGCTCGGCCCCCTGGACGCCATTGTGCAGGCGGCCGGACGCTGCGACCGCGACGGCCTGCTGACCGCCGCCCTGGGCGCTCCGGCCGGACGGCTGACGGTCTTCGAGCCCGAGGATGGCGCAAGCCCCTATCCGGGCCCCACCTCCATCACCCGCGCCATGCTCGGCCGCGAGGGCATGTCGCTTCATTCGTCCGCGGTCATGCGCCGCTACTTCAACGAGCTCTACCAGGGCGACCTGGACGGCCCCGGCATCCAGGGGCTGCGGCTGAAGCTCGACTTTCCCGCGGTCTCCGAGGCCTTCGCGCTCATCGACGACCGCACACGCTCGGTGCTCGTGCCCCATGGCGAAGGCGCGGACATCATCGCGCGCCTCGCGCGCGGCGAGCCGCCGACGCGCGAGCTCATGCGCCTGGCGGGCCGCCACCAGGTCGGGCTCTACCCGCACGAGTTCCGAACGGCCGAGGGCCTGGGAACGATCTATCCCCTGGACGATGCCGGACGTCTTTGGGCCTGCCGGGTGAGCTGCTACGATCCTGAGCTCGGGCTCGACCTGCGGCCGCCCGACGCGGAGGAGCACATCTTTTGATCGCCCGCGTCCCATCTCTCGATGTCGTCTCGTCGCCTTCCCTCGGCTTTTCACGAACCTTTCTGCATTTCGGTCCATAACCTCAAGGAGATGCACATGGCACCCATCGTCCGAGTCAGGGTCTCGGGTCCGCTGGCCTGCTTCACGCGGCCCGAGGCCAAGGTCGAGCGTATGAGCTACGACCTGCCCACGCCCTCCGCGGCGCGGGGAATCCTGGACAGCATCTGTTGGCGGCCGCAGATGCGCTGGCATGTTCGGGCCATCGAGGTACTCAGGCCCGTGCGCACCATCGCGCTGCGGCGCAACGAGGTGCAGTCCAAGGTCACGGTCAAGGGGAAGACCGGGGTGACGGGCTGGATGGCCGACCCGGCTGGCTACGTTCCCTTCGCCGCCGGCGCGGGCAGCGAGGAGGGCACGCCCCGCGCCACCCTGGCGCTCAAGGACGTGGCCTACGTGATCGAGGCCGAGCCCATGGTCTTCGACGGCTCCGGGGACAACACGCCGCAGAAGTACGCGGCCATGCTCACCCGGCGGGTGGAGAAGGGGCAGTGCCACATCCGGCCCTGCCTGGGTTGCCGCGAGTTCGCGGCCGACTTCTGCCCGCCCGACCCGGCCGAGAGGCCCATCGCCGAGAGCCGCGACCTCGGCCGCATGCTCTACGACATCATCTTCGACCCCGAGGCCGGGAACACCCCGGTCTTCTTCCAGGCCCGCCTCGCGAACGGCCGCATGGAGACGCGCGCGGAAGAGGTCGTTGCCGACGAGGCGTTGCGTAGGAGGGTGCTGGCATGCTCGTACAGGCACTAGCCGCCTACGCGGACAGCTATCTCGCCGACGATCTTGCGGCCATCGCCTTCGAGGAGAAGCCCGTGCGCTATCTCATCGAGCTTGACGACGCCGGAGGCTTTCACGGCATCCGCGAGCGGGTGCGCCAGGAGACGCGGCTCGTGGGCAAGAAGGAGAAGAGCGTGGAGGTGGTGGACACGCTGCGCGTGCCCCGTTCGCCCGTGAACCGCAACAGCGGCGTGCATCCGCTGCTGGGCTGCGACGCCCTGCCCTATCTGCTCGGGCCGAGGCCGGGCGTCTGGACCGCGGAGGGCAAGGAGGAAAAGGAAGGACGCAACCACGCGGGCTTCGTCGAGTTCGTCCGCGCCGTGGCCGAGGAGACAGGCGACCCGTCCCTTGCCGCCTGCGCGGCCTTCTATGCCGATCCGGAGGTGGTGGAGCGCGCGGCGGCCGAGGTGGCCGCGCTGAAACCGCCCCCCGGCGCCCTGGCCTGTCTGAGCGTGCGGCCCGAGCAGCTGGACAGCGACGATCCCGGCGGACCGGTGGTCGACCGCCCGGCGGTGCGGCGCTACTGGACCGCCCATTTCGAGCGCGCCTCCGGAGAGCGCCATGCCAAGGGCGGGGAGGGCATGTGTCTCGTTTCCGGCGAGCACGGCCCCCTGGCCGTGACGCATGGCCTGATCAAGGGCGCAGGCAGCCTGGGGGGCCAAGCCGCGGGCGTGGCTCTCATGTCCTTCGACAAAGCCGCCTTCCGCTCCTACGGCTGGGAGAAGAACGCCAACAGCCCGGTGAGCCCCGGCCGTGCCTCGGCCTACGTGCTGGCCCTGAACGATCTCCTGCGGCCGGGCGCGCACCGCAGGGGCATGTCGCGCGGCGTGAGCCTGCACATGCGCTCGGACTACGGCGGCATGGCCTTCCTCTACTGGACGCGCGACCCCACGGACGCTCTGCCCATCCAGATCCTGCAGGCGCCCGATCCGGACAACGTGCAACGGCTCCTGGACACGCCGCACCATCCCTCGCAGATGCCGCACGGCCTGGCCGGACGCGGCAACGAGTTCTACCTGCTGGCCGTCTCGGGTAACGGAGGCCGGCTCGTGGTGCGCGACTGGTATCCGGAGAGCCTGGAGCAGGTGACGGACAACGTCCGGCAATGGTTCACCGACTTGGCCATGGCGGACGTCTTCAAGGGCGGTGAGCGCGCCCGGCCACCCTCGATCTATGCGCTTCTCTACGCCGTGAGCCCGCCGGGGCGCGAGCCGAGCGACAAGGTCAACGCCCGCCCCTCCCTCGCGCTCATGCGCCGGGCGCTCCACGGTCTGCCGCTCGGGCGCTCGATCCTGGCCGCGGCCCTGAACCGGCTGCGCCGCGAGCAGGGAGACAATCGTCTGGCCGCGGACCGCCTGGCCATCGTGCGGCTGTGCGTGAACGACATCGCGAAAACCAAACAAGGAGGGCCAGTCATGGCCGAATGCCTGGACAACGACCAGAACGACGCCGCCTACCTCTGCGGCCAGCTGCTCGCCGAGTACGAGGCCCTGCAGTACCAGGCCCTGGGCGACGTCAACGTCACCGTGGGGGACCGTTATTACGCCATGGCCTCGACCAGGCCTCTTCTGGCCTTCAAGCGGCTGGAAGATCTGAGCCGTGCCCATCTGAAGCGGCTGCGGCGCGACAAGAAGGCCGCGGGCATTGCCCTGCAGCAGTGCATCACCTCGCTCGTCAAGCGCATCGGGCAGAGCGCCTGCGGGAATTTCCCCGCAGCATTGAGCCTCGAGGAGCAGGGCCGCTTCGTCATCGGTTACCACCACCAGAAGGCCGATAACGCGCGCAAGGCCCGGGAGGCGAAGGCCGCCAAGGAGGCGGGAAAGGCCTCTCCCGATTCCGGTGGTTCTCCGGACATCGTCGATTCCACCCCCGCCATGCCCTAACCGAAACCACGAAAGGAGACGCATAATGAGCACGCCCATCGCCAACCGCATCGACTTCCTGCTGCTTTTCGACGTCAAAGACGGCAATCCCAACGGTGATCCGGACTTCGACAACACCCCGCGCTTCGACCCCGAGACCTTCCAGGGGCTCGTGTCCGACGTCTGCCTCAAGCGCAAGATCCGCGAATGGGTCTTCGCGGCCAAGTCGCAGGGCGGGAAGATCGAGCCGGGCTACGACGTCTTCGTGCTGCAGGGCCATTCCCTGGAGAGCCGCCAGAAGATGCCCTACGAGCATCTCTCCGAGCTCGCGGGCAAGGCCAAGGGCGCCAAGACCACGCGCGGCGACGTCGAGAAGGCCCGGGAGTGGATGTGCGCCAATTTCTTCGACGTCAGGGCTTTCGGCGCGGTCATGAGCACCACGGACTTCAACTGCGGCCAGGTGCGCGGCCCGGTGCAGCTCACCTTCGCCCGTTCCTTCGACCGCGTCCTCTCCACGGAGCACGGCATCACACGCGTGGCCTACACCACGGAGAAGAAGGCCTCGGAGACCTCGGCCCAGACCGAGATGGGACGCAAGCACACCGTGGCCTACGGGCTCTACGCCGCGCACGGCTTCATCTCGCCCGCCTTCGCGGGCGGGCCGAGCGGCACGGGCTTTTGCGCCGACGACCTCGCCGTGCTCAAGAAGGCCCTGGTGAACATGTTCGACCTGGACCATTCGGCCGCGCGAGGGCTCATGCGCACGCGCCGCGTCTTCGCCTTCGAGCACTCCTCGCCCCTGGGCAACGCGCAGGCAGGCAGGCTCTTCGACCTGGTGAAGGTGGCGCGCAAGGAGGGCGTGGAATCTCCGCGCGGCTTCGATGACTACGCGATCTCGTCGTTCGCGGAGATCGCGGCCGCCTGTCCCGCCGGGGTGACGGTCGCGGACTGGGCCGCGGAGTAGCCATGGACGATCCTCTCCCGCTCTCGGCCCTTGCCCATCTGCTGTACTGTCGCCGCCGCGCGGCGCTGGTGCACGTGGAGCATGCCTGGGTCGAGAGCGTGTTCACGGCCGAGGGTCGGGTCCTGCACCACAAGGTGGACAGCGACCCTCGGCTGGAGAGGCGGGGCGACGTGCTCGTCGCCCGCATGCTTCCCCTGCGCTCGAAGAAGCTCGGGCTTTACGGCGTGGCCGACAGCGTGGAGTTTCACCGCGACGGGGCGGGGGCGCGCCTGCCCGGTGTGGCCGGACGATGGCGGCCCTTTCCCGTGGAATACAAGCGCGGCAAGCTCAGGCGCGAAACCGGCTATCTCGTGCAGCTCTGCGCCCAGGGGATGTGCCTGGAAGAGATGCTCGGGGCGGGCGTCCCCGCCGGAGCGCTCTTCTTCGGCACGAACCGCCGCCGTCTGGCCGTGGACTTCGAGCCGGGGCTGCGGGCGCGCGTCCTGGCCGAGGCCGAGGACCTGCAGGGGCTGATCCGAAGCGAGCGAACTCCCCCGGCCGTATATGACCGGTCCAAGTGCGCGGCCTGCTCCATGAAGTCTTTGTGCCTGCCAGGACTTGGCGCGAAAGGGGCTCCCGTGGCGGCCTATCTGAAGCGCACGCTGGGGCGAGAGGAGGATGCGTGAAACCCCTTCTGAATACCTTGTTCGTGACTACGCAGGGCACATACCTGGCCAAGGACGGAGAGGCCGTAGCCGTGCGTGCGGACGGCGAAACCAGGGCCAGGTTCCCGGCGCACACCCTGGACGGCGTGGTCTGTTTCGGCCAGGTCTCCATGAGTCCCGCGCTCATGGCGCATCTGGCCGAGAAAGACGTGTGCGTGAGCTTTCTGTCCGAGACGGGCCGTTTCCTGGCCCGCGTGCAGGGACCCGCGCACGGCAACGTGCTGCTCAGGCGGCAGCAGTACCGCATGGCGGACGATCCGGCCGCCTCCGCAGGCATCGCCCGCATGACCCTGACGGGCAAGCTGCACAACTGCCGCGCCGCTCTGCGTCGCAGCGCCCGCGACCACCCGGAACGTCCGGAGGCCACGGCGTTGTCCGCCGCGGCGGACGCACTGGGGGACCGGCTCCAGCGGTTGCCTCTCGTCGCAGGACTCGAGGACTTGCGCGGGCTGGAGGGGGAGGCCGCCCCTGGACCCGGTGAACTGTCTTCTCTCCTTCCTCTACACCCTGCTGGCGCACGACGTGCGCTCGGCCCTGGAGAGCGTGGGGCTGGACCCGCAGGTGGGCTTTCTGCACCGGGATCGGCCGGGCCGGCCGAGCCTGGCGTTGGACCTCATGGAGGAGTTCCGGCCCGTGTTGGCGGACCGCCTGACGCTCACCCTGCTGAACCGGGGCATGCTCGGTCCCAAGGATTTCAGCACCGTGGTCAGCGGCGCGGTGAGCCTCACGGACAAGGCCCGCAAGACGGTCATCACCGCCTGGCAGGAGCGCAAGCGGGACGAGGTGGAACATCCTTTCCTGCGCGAGAAGATGGCCGTGGGGCTTCTGCCGTTCGCGCAGGCCCTTCTGCTCGCGCGGTTTCTGCGCGGCGATCTGGATGCCTATCCGCCCTACCTTTGGAGGTGACCATGCTCGTGCTCGTCAGCTACGACGTCTCCACCATCGATCCCAAGGGACCGGGCCGCCTGCGGCGCATGGCCAAGATATGTCAGAACTGGGGGCAGCGCGTGCAGAATTCCGTCTTCGAGTGCCTTGTGGACCCGGCGCAGTGGACGGCCCTGCGCGCCAAGCTTCTCGATTGCATGGACCCGGAGCACGACAGTCTGCGCTTTTACTTCCTCGGCGCAAATTGGCAGCGTCGCGTGGAACATGCCGGGGCCAGGAAACCGATTGACCAGGAGGGGAATCTCATCGTCTGAAGCGCTGCGCGGACCCCAAGCGGACACGAAAATCCCGGGAGGTTCGCGCGGGGAAAAATTGATGGAGAATCGGATTGTTAGGCGAACGGGTCCGCTCGTGGAGGCGCTCAACGCTTCCGCTCGGGCGTCGCTCGCGCACCTGCCCCCGGCAAGCCGCACGGATCATGGCTTGCCGGAGCGGGAGTCGCCCCTCGCACAGGGGCGTGGATTGAAACCCGGTCAGCAGGACCGAGCCCGCGGCCGCCGTGGTCGCCCCTCGCACAGGGGCGTGGATTGAAACCTTGCGTCAGGTCCGCCGCGTCCAGGCCCAGGCCAGCGGTCGCCCCTCGCACAGGGGCGTGGATTGAAACATGCCCGCATCGCGCGCGCTGGCGCGCACGGAGGTCGCCCCTCGCACAGGGGCGTGGATTGAAACATCGGAGGGTGGTTCACCTGGTGGCAGATCTCGGTCGCCCCTCGCACAGGGGCGTGGATTGAAACATAGAACCCCACGGTGAAAAGACCGGGGTTGTGTCGCCCCTCGCACAGGGGCGTGGATTGAAACAACCTGACTCATGGCGGGAGACTCGAGCCCGGGGTCGCCCCTCGCACAGGGGCGTGGATTGAAACGCATTCCACGGCGGGCGGGCAGCAGTTCACGCGGGGTCGCCCCTCGCACAGGGGCGTGGATTGAAACGGAATAAAGCCATGCCTCTCCCGCGGCAAACGCGTCGCCCCTCGCACAGGGGCGTGGATTGAAACGAGATCGGCGGCGAGCCCTACGTCATCGCGGACAGTCGCCCCTCGCACAGGGGCGTGGATTGAAACAACGAGGACTCCACCAACGAAATGCGTCGGCGCAGTCGCCCCTCGCACAGGGGCGTGGATTGAAACAGCATCTTGCCAGTGGCCGTTAATCGGGCCGGAACAGTCGCCCCTCGCACAGGGGCGTGGATTGAAACATCCGTGAGGGGCTTTCCCGAGGCGATGGACAGGGGTCGCCCCTCGCACAGGGGCGTGGATTGAAACGCCGTCCTCAGTGATACGGAAGCGGATTTCCGGGAGTCGCCCCTCGCACAGGGGCGTGGATTGAAACTTATCGATTTTGAGATAAAACTCGAGAGGCGCGGCGTCGCCCCTCGCACAGGGGCGTGGATTGAAACACCTTCCTTCTTAAAGGTTACAACCCCAGCTGGCCGTCGCCCCTCGCACAGGGGCGTGGATTGAAACCAGTTCCACGAAAACGGCCACGCGCGCCGCCGTGTCGCCCCTCGCACAGGGGCGTGGATTGAAACGCATGGAGCAGCATCCTCGAGCGTTGGCGACCGGGTCGCCCCTCGCACAGGGGCGTGGATTGAAACACGGTCGGCCTGCAGGTGGCCACCCTGGCGGCCGGAGTCGCCCCTCGCACAGGGGCGTGGATTGAAACATCACCACGGCCGCGCACACCTGGGCGCGCACGGGTCGCCCCTCGCACAGGGGCGTGGATTGAAACCAGGCGAACACGGCCTTGAGGCCGTTCCAGATGTCGCCCCTCGCACAGGGGCGTGGATTGAAACATCGTCCAGCCAAAGGCATGTCCCGTCCTCGCGCCTGTCGCCCCTCGCACAGGGGCGTGGATTGAAACACGGATGGTCGCCCCGGAGACGTACTCGCGCTTGGTCGCCCCTCGCACAGGGGCGTGGATTGAAACATAAATTGCGGCTCGGTTGTACTCTGGCCGCAAGTCGCCCCTCGCACAGGGGCG
This genomic stretch from Desulfovibrio sp. X2 harbors:
- a CDS encoding DEAD/DEAH box helicase gives rise to the protein MGIRLEWRREGEAVRFFCSEEDAPLPLAAWWRASAELPNGRAAALGTLLGLVDEERATTDDGGTSVVVPDAALAVLEPWQLAGLGLPGPAPVRLAVVARGTLSSPSFSLEYGFVYDNGIPASGAIRDGVFLRHGAREHLLPEPLYTIVQRIDAYRRDPIRDMDERFLWWSRLADMLPSDVGLEGFLRQVHAVRPEAFSLDFVAAPGGLSVLPRFVRAVESEDGNAAHEDVLPAVVGASFQERFARQQEPGGRYVLGQGWFVVLPPAVRTALEVVHRVNGESEERKREFLRNPRAAIRSRLEDVYGEVTDEVVASIFQETPLFLSERVRYLGVWLPKAELYVKPPAGQWLPDEAPPQSLLMPIGPAGTLIEVAPADLDDLAVRIDDARDAGKTTVTFKGQEVAASAQSARVVSKALRMFGSGGEPEPEPDEPSPRQDVPIIFDHIEELGIHLEAGGLRPEAEAQPSLHDGVRLHEHQQQGLAWLQEHWRHASPGALLADDMGLGKTLQTLAFLSWIRNQQQAGMAEARPFLIVAPTGLLRNWEEEIAKFLIPGALGQLIRAHGSELRGLVGRGARAAAFELGHGGVVLTTYETLRDKIITFTGVHWGAAVFDEAQKIKNPRAMSTDMAKSIKAEFTLTLTGTPVENTLVDVWCIMDAAHPGRLDSLRTFMRQYMPEGGPDERALRDLQAELARPAAFPSLLRRNKETHWAERPEKRQEIERIPMPPEQAAAYQNVIVSAMQHADGPGAVLKALHSIRTVSLHPYMSSWDGAAPDAFVNASARLQGMFRLLSRIKEQGEKALIFIESKEMQQVLVELLRLRLGCGPVLVINGEVSGALRQQRVHEFQARKGFDAILLSPRAAGVGLNLTAATHVIHLSRWWNPAVEDQCTDRAYRIGQHRAVTVHYPMAIHPELGEASFDVKLHELLERKRRLSHGLLGSPLATADDLAGLLHAVVEPDGEPTA
- the cas8c gene encoding type I-C CRISPR-associated protein Cas8c/Csd1, with the protein product MLVQALAAYADSYLADDLAAIAFEEKPVRYLIELDDAGGFHGIRERVRQETRLVGKKEKSVEVVDTLRVPRSPVNRNSGVHPLLGCDALPYLLGPRPGVWTAEGKEEKEGRNHAGFVEFVRAVAEETGDPSLAACAAFYADPEVVERAAAEVAALKPPPGALACLSVRPEQLDSDDPGGPVVDRPAVRRYWTAHFERASGERHAKGGEGMCLVSGEHGPLAVTHGLIKGAGSLGGQAAGVALMSFDKAAFRSYGWEKNANSPVSPGRASAYVLALNDLLRPGAHRRGMSRGVSLHMRSDYGGMAFLYWTRDPTDALPIQILQAPDPDNVQRLLDTPHHPSQMPHGLAGRGNEFYLLAVSGNGGRLVVRDWYPESLEQVTDNVRQWFTDLAMADVFKGGERARPPSIYALLYAVSPPGREPSDKVNARPSLALMRRALHGLPLGRSILAAALNRLRREQGDNRLAADRLAIVRLCVNDIAKTKQGGPVMAECLDNDQNDAAYLCGQLLAEYEALQYQALGDVNVTVGDRYYAMASTRPLLAFKRLEDLSRAHLKRLRRDKKAAGIALQQCITSLVKRIGQSACGNFPAALSLEEQGRFVIGYHHQKADNARKAREAKAAKEAGKASPDSGGSPDIVDSTPAMP
- a CDS encoding CRISPR-associated endonuclease Cas3'', yielding MYHARFVGEGERIRRQRLREHLLMVARLAADFAREARPGDGEFIRAARRAGLAHDLGKYRDAFQQRLHDAEAGRPAAAAPHAVFGAGALGTAAWDQALAVLGHHAGLHAASDFMNKVRPEDVDMGRELLLRARADGLRLAGREVPASSPGATDRLALELRERMLFSCLVDADRSDCMRFETGALPTGPALAAQALLDSLLAHISQKAGECPPGTVKDCRAAVLDACLASASLPGRLLTLAVPTGGGKTLSGMAFALRRAALRAGEVRRVIVVVPYLSIIEQNAAEYRAALGADAVLEHHSGDFACLRTVRRAHDPHAFSENEGDEAYVIASEDEDAHLGNDDGARTLARENWDAPVIVTTSVRFFETIFSNRPSDLRRLHNIARSVVVLDEVQTLPRHLLTPLLSIMEGLARDWGVHFVFSTATQPAFERPASAPSEDGRWEPGSLVPIVPPDLHERLVRDLRRVAEPVWPQKGETWSVARQAEAVLAEPRALCILNTKRQVRELYEQLRERVDGWLVHLSTRMCAAHRLTVIRRIKEHLRTTDEPCRVVSSQLVEAGVDLSFPAVLRALGPLDAIVQAAGRCDRDGLLTAALGAPAGRLTVFEPEDGASPYPGPTSITRAMLGREGMSLHSSAVMRRYFNELYQGDLDGPGIQGLRLKLDFPAVSEAFALIDDRTRSVLVPHGEGADIIARLARGEPPTRELMRLAGRHQVGLYPHEFRTAEGLGTIYPLDDAGRLWACRVSCYDPELGLDLRPPDAEEHIF
- the cas5c gene encoding type I-C CRISPR-associated protein Cas5c; translated protein: MAPIVRVRVSGPLACFTRPEAKVERMSYDLPTPSAARGILDSICWRPQMRWHVRAIEVLRPVRTIALRRNEVQSKVTVKGKTGVTGWMADPAGYVPFAAGAGSEEGTPRATLALKDVAYVIEAEPMVFDGSGDNTPQKYAAMLTRRVEKGQCHIRPCLGCREFAADFCPPDPAERPIAESRDLGRMLYDIIFDPEAGNTPVFFQARLANGRMETRAEEVVADEALRRRVLACSYRH
- the cas7c gene encoding type I-C CRISPR-associated protein Cas7/Csd2 translates to MSTPIANRIDFLLLFDVKDGNPNGDPDFDNTPRFDPETFQGLVSDVCLKRKIREWVFAAKSQGGKIEPGYDVFVLQGHSLESRQKMPYEHLSELAGKAKGAKTTRGDVEKAREWMCANFFDVRAFGAVMSTTDFNCGQVRGPVQLTFARSFDRVLSTEHGITRVAYTTEKKASETSAQTEMGRKHTVAYGLYAAHGFISPAFAGGPSGTGFCADDLAVLKKALVNMFDLDHSAARGLMRTRRVFAFEHSSPLGNAQAGRLFDLVKVARKEGVESPRGFDDYAISSFAEIAAACPAGVTVADWAAE
- the cas4 gene encoding CRISPR-associated protein Cas4, producing the protein MDDPLPLSALAHLLYCRRRAALVHVEHAWVESVFTAEGRVLHHKVDSDPRLERRGDVLVARMLPLRSKKLGLYGVADSVEFHRDGAGARLPGVAGRWRPFPVEYKRGKLRRETGYLVQLCAQGMCLEEMLGAGVPAGALFFGTNRRRLAVDFEPGLRARVLAEAEDLQGLIRSERTPPAVYDRSKCAACSMKSLCLPGLGAKGAPVAAYLKRTLGREEDA